DNA sequence from the Procambarus clarkii isolate CNS0578487 chromosome 9, FALCON_Pclarkii_2.0, whole genome shotgun sequence genome:
GCACTCTACACTGGCACTGTCTTGTGTCTCCAAGCACTCTACACTGGCACTGTCTTGTGTCTCCAAGCACTCTACACTGGCACTGTCTTGTGTCTCCAAGCACTCTACACTGGCACTGTCTTGTGTCTCTAAGCACTCTACACTGGCACTGTCTTGTGTCTCCAAGCACTCTACACTGGCACTGTCTTGTGTCTCTAAGCACTCTACACTGGCACTGTCTTGTGTCTCCAAGCACTCTACACTGGCACTGTCTTGTGTCTCTAAGCACTCTACACTGGCACTGTCTTGTGTCTCCAaacactctacactggcaaagagTAAGAAACTACAGTTGTTTGAAGGCTGATTGCGTGTCGCCCAGATTTCAAGTCCCAGGGATAACGGAGTGCAAGAAATGGTTAGAAGCAAGATTATAGATGTTACGGTAGGAATTGAGCTTGAGCACATTAAAACCTCAAGCAGCCATAAAGGGACAATAATCATATCTTCTGTATGAGGCGCTGAAGAGGATAGACAATGGATGATTTATTTTTGGGGTGGTGTGATGTCCTGGAGGGCTCTGCGAGGCTCTGTGAGGCTCTGTGAGGCTCTGTGAGGCTCTGCGAGGCTCTGTGAGGCTCTGCGAGGCTCTGTGTGGCTCTGTGAGGCTCTGCGAGGCTCTGTGAGGCTCTGCGAGGCTCTGTGAGGCTCTGCGAAGCAGGAGCACAATGGTGTATCAGTATGTGTGTGAGGTAATAAGAGTCAGGGTGTCGTGACCTCTTGTATCTACACCTCTAAGGTCTTAGTATTGTCACAAGACAACAATACAAGAGAAACAATGTGCGCACGCAGCTTGACCGTAAGAAACAAGGTGCAACATTCCCGTAAACATATACTTGTTGCATAAATACATCGCAACATGGAAGCACTTCTCTGCAGCCTATCGATAGTCGCACTGGCAGCCGCccttaaatattttaattatgaCCATATTATTGGATTCCTTCCAGAATGTAAATAGGACCATGTTAAGAAGAAATACACCGCCTCTCGTTCTGACTTCTGGCCAGAAGTAATGAACAAAAGGGAACTGAAACACGATCACATGACAAGGCAGCAGGGATTTCAGGGTGCGGGAACTTTCTCCTGCTGCGGTCCGTCACAGTGAGCTTTACACACACAGTGAgctccacaccccccaactacacacacAGTgagctccacacaccccacctacacacacagtgagctccacaccccccacctacacacacagtgagctccacacccccacctacacacacagtgAGCTCCACACCCCCCACCTACACTCACAGTGagctccacacccccacctacactcACAGTGAGCTCCACACACTCCACCTATACACACAGTgagctccacacaccccacctacacacacagtgagctccacaccccccacctacacacacagtgAGCTCCACACCCCCCACCTACACTCACAGTGagctccacacccccacctacactcACAGTGAGCTCCACACactccacctacacacacagtGAGCTCCACACCCCCCACCTACACTCACAGTGagctccacacccccacctacactcACAGTGAGccctacacccccacctacactcACAGTGAGCTCCACACACTCCACCAATACACACAGTGAGCTCCACACCCCCCACCTACACTCACAGTGagctccacacccccacctacactcACAGTGAGccctacacccccacctacactcACAGTGAGCTCCACACACTCCACCAATACACACAGTgagctccacacaccccacctacacacacagtgagctccacaccccccacctacacacacagtgAGCTCCACACCCCCCACCTACACTCACAGTGagctccacacccccacctacactcACAGTGAGCTCCACAccccccacctacacacacagtgagctccacacccccacctacactcACAGTGAGccctacacccccacctacacacacagtgAGCTCCACACACTCCACCTACACTCACAGTGAGCTCCACACCCCCCACCTACACACGCAGTGAGccctacacccccacctacacacacagtgagctccacacaccccacctacacacacagtgagccctacacccccacctacacacacacagtgagctccacccccacctacacacacagtgagctccacacaccccacctacacacacagtgagccctacacccccacctacacacacagtgagctccacaccccccccccccacctacacacacagtgagctccacaccccccacctacacacacagtgagctccacaccccccacctacacacacagtgAGCTCCACACactccacctacacacacagtgagctccacacccccacctacacacacagtgagctccacaccccacacctacacacacagtgagctccacacaccccacctgcacacacagtgagctccacacccccacctacacacacagtgagctccacaccccccacctacacacacagtgagctccacacccccacctacactcACAGTGAGCTCCACAccccccacctacacacacagtgagctccacacaccccacctgcacacacagtgagctccacacaccccacctacacacacagtgagctccacacaccccacctgcacacacagtgagctccacacaccccacctacacacacagtgagctccacaccccccacctacacacacagtgAGCTCCACACCCCCCACCTACACACAGTGAGCTCCACACCCCCAGCTACACACAGTGagctccacacccccacctacacacaGTGAGCTCCACACCCCCAGCTACACACAGTGagctccacacccccacctacacacagtgagctccacacaccccacctacacacacagtgAGCTCCACACCCCCAGCTACACACAGTGagctccacacccccacctacacacaGTGAGCTCCACAcctacacacagtgtgtgtgtttaagttTCGTTCAAACCCCCCGATAAAGTACTCTCACATTTCAGGTAAAAGTATTCAAGTAAAGTCATTTCGAAATTGGCATCTGCAGTGGATTTCCTTGACTTGACGGTCGCTTTTACCGTCACACGAAGCATTCAACAATCACACTTATTCCAGTCATCTATTGAGTTAAATATGCTATATTATCAAGGAGGAAAAATACGTGACGAAGCTCTGGAGTAAAGACCTGTATGTAAATGACAAATACGGGTCAATGCTGCTTAACATTGCCACCTTTTGGCAAATGTCTTACACATCTTGCTGATTAATTGTTCAGTCCTCAGTTATGACCTGAAGGAACTTTCTCGAGTGGATTTAAGGGCACCAACTTCCTTGGCGGAAGAGTGCGGACATATGCTGAACAATGTACAGGTACTCACACTCGGAGATAAACAGAGGCCAGTACAAGGACACCCCACAGCAGCCGCCACGGAATCCGCATTCATTGAAGCACAAAAAAGAAGATTTAAAAAGTTGAGAGGTGTCCAGCGATGTtactgccagagctaagaggtcTAAGACAGGAGGAAGAAACTCGAGAACTTAAGAAAATATATACAAGGGTGAACAAGGGAAGCATTTTTAAATAGAGGGAAAGTAGGTCAGAAGGATCTGGACAGGAGTTTAAAGCAAAAAAGGTGCCAGAGAGATGTACACTGGCACACAGCGAAGGTGGTCGACAAGTGAAGTGATCTGGAACAAACAGGTGGAACTTCCTTCATCCACAGATTCAAGAGCAAACATGACAAGAATTAATTTTACAGCAATATATAAGCTTGCCAAGTACTAATAGCTAGGAGGCAGGGTTCAAAGAGCTGGATCTCACTCGccggaaaacacacacacacacacacacacacacacacacacacacacacacacacacacacacacacaccgccttaTCTCTAGTTCACGAGTAAAGAGACTCATTCATAACAATGTTTGTGGATGAAGCAAGACTGACGAGACGACTGAGAAGAGGAGTGCAGACTTATGCAAGTGGATCTTGACACGCTCAATAGAGTCTCACAGTAATGACTGTGGCTCTTGACCCGTGATCAGTGCAGAGCTGTGAGTCAAGAGCCAGGCGCAACAACACCACAAGAACACTACAATGAAGAAGCTCTTAGGATCACAGACGGTGAACTCAGTAACCAGTTAATAGAATGAAACCTTATACCAAGCTTTGTCCATGAGGCGTTCTTATCTTTTGTCCATGAGGCGTTCTTATCTTTTGTCCATGAAGCGTTCTTATCTTTTGTCCATGAGGCGTTCTTATCTTTTGTCCATGAAGCGTTCTTGTCTTTTGTCCATGAGGCGTTCTTATCTTTTGTCCATGAAGTGTTCTTGTCTTTTGTCCATGAAGTGTTCTTATCTTTTGTCCATGAAGCGTTCTTATCTTTTGTCCATGAGGCGTTCTTATCTTTTGTCCATGAAGTGTTCTTGTCTTTTGTCCATGAAGTGTTCTTATCTTTTGTCCATGAAGTGTTCTTATCTTTTGTCCATGAAGCGTTCTTGTCTTTTGTCCATGAGGCGTTCTTGTCTTTTGTCCATGAAGTGTTCTTATCTTTTGTCCATGAAGCGTTCTTGTCTTTTGTCCATGAGGCGTTCTTGTCTTTTGTCCATGAGGCGTTCTTGTCTTTTGTCCATGAAGTGTTCTTATCTTTTGTCCATGAGGCGTTCTTGTCTTTTGTCCATGAGGCGTTCATGTCTTTTGTCCATGAAGCGTTCTTGTCTTTTGTCCATGAAGCGTTCTTGTCTTTTGTCCATGAAGCGTTCTTGTCTTTTGTCCATGAGGCGTTCTTGTCTTTTGTCCATGAGGCGTTCATGTCTTCTGTCCATGAAGCGTTCTTGTCTTTTGTCCATGAGGCGTTCATGTCTTCTGTCCATGAAGCGTTCTTGTCTTTTGTCCATGAGGCGTTCATGTCTTCTGTCCATGAAGCGTTCTTGTCTTTTGTCCATGAAGCGTTCATGTCTTCTGTCCATGAAGCGTTCTTGTCTTTTGTCCATGAGGCGTTCATGTCTTCTGTCCATGAAGCGTTCTTGTCTTTTGTCCATGAAGCGTTCATGTCTTCTGTCCATGAAGCGTTCTTGTCTTTTGTCCATGAGGCGTTCATGTCTTCTGTCCATGAAGCGTTCTTGTCTTTTGTCCATGAGGCGTTCATGTCTTCTGTCCATGAAGCGTTCTTGTCTTTTGTCCATGAAGCGTTCATGTCTTCTGTCCATGAAGCGTTCTTGTCTTTTGTCCATGAAGCGTTCTTGTCTTTTGTCCATGAAGCGTTCTTGTCTTTTCTCCATGAGGCGTTCTTATCTTTTGTCCATGAGGCGTTCATGTCTTTTGTCCATGAGGCGTTCTTATCTTTTGTCCATGAGGTGTTCTTATCTTTTGTCCATGAGGCGTTCTTATCTTTTGTCCATGAGGCGTCCTTGTCTTTTGTCCATGAGACAACCTTCACAAAATCGACCTTTCAGTAGACAAGTTGTTGTCCGTTGTCCGCCGGATGACTTCCACGGCAAGACTCATCAATCATCAGCATAGTGTCAGTATATGATGAGATGATGAACCAGAGTAACGGTGCCAGCATACATTATGTCCTCAGACTAAATTTGTTTTGATTTGCTCTtaatattgaacaaatccacaagggccgtgacgaggattcgaacctgcgtccgggaacatcccagacactgtcttaatcgactgagctacgacagggttaaagtagctcagtcgattaaggcagtgtctgggatgctcccggacgcaggttcgaatcctcgtcacggcccttgtggattagttcatttgatgcatcacgttagtgtgatctctgtgttagATATGTTaatattcttcctccttcctattATACCTTGAACACATCTGTGTTTTATATTTAATGGTTTTGTTTTAGTGACGGAGTTAGTGGGTGAGACAGGATCTTCTTGTTCTTAAGTTGTGGAGACCTTGGTTATTGCTCGGTAGTTGCCACGATACTGGTAAGTTGACTTCTTAGCTCTCTCAGGTGGGTGAAAATGACCTGTGTCAGTGGTGTAGGtgactcccatatatatatatatatatatatatatatatatatatatatatatatatatatatatatatatcgtacctagtagccagaatgcacttctcggcctactatgcaaggcccgatttccctaataagccaagttttcatgatttaatatattttctctaatttttttcttatgaaatgataaagctactcatttcattatgtatgagatcaatttttttttattggagttaaaagtaacgtagatatatgaccgaacctaaccaaccctacctaacctaacctaacctatctttataggttaggttaggtagccgaaaaagttaggttaggttaggtagtcgaaaaacaattaattcatgaaaacttggcttattaggcaaattgggccttgcatagtaggctgagaagtgcgttctggctactaggtccgacattatatatatatatatatatatatatatatatatatatatatatatatatatatatatatatatatatatatatatatatatatatatatatatatatatatatatatatatatatatcagcgatGACACTGGCATTAGTTCTCATATATTGGTGGGCGCAGTTGGAACAAAGTCAGCATGAATGGTAGAACATTAATGGTCTTATTCTACTGAAATTAGTTGAGAGACAGTGGTGTAAAGCTAAATTATATACAGGTCTGGTGTtgacacgtcgcattttgacgtatactctacctaaggccaaaaactgtcgtactagaaaatgatagTGGCTCGTGAAATTGACATACTATCCCGTTTTCCCTTTTGGGTCCTttaataggttaggataaggcacctTAGcaagacagtttcttgacgttgggaacgctggcGAGAACGGGCTGGCATGTCACTTAGTGTTGAGCGTGCACAGGTCTGGTGTAGTGCTGAGCGTGCACAGGTCTGGTGTAGTGCTGAGCGTGCACAGGTCTGGTGTAGTGCTGAGCGTGCACAGGTCTGGTGTAGTGCTGAGCGTGCACAGGTCTGGTGTAGTGCTGAGCGTGCACAGGTCTGGTGTAGTGCTGAGCGTGCACAGGTCTGGTGTAGTGCTGAGCGTGCACAGGTCTGGTGTTACAGTATGTGCGCGCGTCAGCCCTCGGCCAGCGGACAAGGGGCCGAATCTTAACTCAAGAGTCCATCTTGTGTTAAGATTCAGGGGTGTTAATTCAGGATGGAGTTGACTTTGTGGATGAAGGGAAAGATAAGAGGAGCGGAGGAGAGGCGGTCGGCGAGGAATGAGTGAGAAGGGAAGGAAAAAGGGGTGGGGGATATAACAGAGAGAGGAGTAGAGTTGGAAaggaccatttggtcaccacttggtccgggagacatctcccgtcacgcagggtgcacttgcacctccacagatctccagtatcatcttttgatactggtaatggctcgaaagggccaccacttacgggctattcatgcccgtgccacctcttgggtggcttaatcttcatcaatcaatcagttggAAAGAAGGAAAGAGGTGACAGACATGATAAAAGGGAGTTGAGAAGGTAGTGAGggttccacagatctccagtatcatctattgatactggtaatggcacttacgggctattcatgcccgtgccaccttttgggtgacttaatcttcatcaatcaatcaatcaatcgtagtGAGGGTAATCAACGGTGTGTCAGGCTACTGATATCGACTGTTTTCCTCGTGTGCTAATTATCAATTTACTTCTGAAAATGAGTTCTCTCTTTAACTGATAACGCAGGGTTCCTAAAGCTTCTAAATCAATTACAGTTTTGTTATTTTAGTATTGAAATAGTACATACACTTCTCATGTGTTTCCCATCTAGAAAAAATAATAACTACAGCAGAAGCACCTCGATATTGAAAGGAGAATCTTGCAGGATAGCAAAGACTGCTACAATAAGCACAACAGAAGGATAGCTGACGATTGTAACAGTGTTCTACTGAAGCCCCAGTGTTACCAACAGCGGCAGAGTGTGAGGTACAGTGACGCGACACGCGGCTCAGCGCACCAACGCTGCCCCGCCAAGCTATttataattttgttttattatgtAACAAAAATTCGTGCATTTAATAGCTAAATAAAGACGTTGTGCTACAGGAATTCATCTATTTCTATCTTTAGATATCATTCTGCTTGGATAAAGAGTCGAATATGATGAACAAACCCTTTACACTGTAAGTTACAATTGTTGACGCATCACTGCTGTGGAGCAGTGACCACCCCAACATGTATAGTGGTCCTCTCCTCTAGAGATCAATGTTCTCATCACATTCATACACCCGAGACATTCGCTAAGTAAAAT
Encoded proteins:
- the LOC138362800 gene encoding micronuclear linker histone polyprotein-like — translated: MNASWTKDKNASWRKDKNASWTKDKNASWTKDKNASWTEDMNASWTKDKNASWTEDMNASWTKDKNASWTEDMNASWTKDKNASWTEDMNASWTKDKNASWTEDMNASWTKDKNASWTEDMNASWTKDKNASWTEDMNASWTKDKNASWTEDMNASWTKDKNASWTEDMNASWTKDKNASWTKDKNASWTKDKNASWTKDKNASWTKDMNASWTKDKNASWTKDKNTSWTKDKNASWTKDKNASWTKDKNASWTKDKNTSWTKDKNASWTKDKNASWTKDKNTSWTKDKNTSWTKDKNTSWTKDKNASWTKDKNASWTKDKNTSWTKDKNTSWTKDKNASWTKDKNASWTKDKNASWTKDKNASWTKDKNASWTKDKNASWTKLGIRFHSINWLLSSPSVILRASSL